A single region of the Rathayibacter rathayi genome encodes:
- a CDS encoding lycopene cyclase domain-containing protein has translation MGILYLLALLVSIIGMVVLDRRFRLFFWADARRAAIVLPVGVAFFLVWDLVGIGLGVFFRGETSFMTGLQLAPELPVEEVLFLTLLCYLTMDVHGFLSRRLGRRAEARA, from the coding sequence GTGGGGATCCTCTACCTGCTCGCGCTCCTGGTCTCGATCATCGGGATGGTCGTGCTCGACCGGCGGTTCCGGCTGTTCTTCTGGGCGGATGCGCGCCGCGCGGCGATCGTGCTGCCCGTGGGAGTCGCGTTTTTCCTGGTCTGGGACCTCGTGGGGATCGGCCTCGGTGTCTTCTTCCGCGGCGAGACGTCCTTCATGACCGGGCTCCAGCTCGCACCGGAGCTGCCGGTCGAGGAGGTCCTCTTCCTCACGCTGCTCTGCTACCTGACGATGGACGTGCACGGCTTCCTCTCGCGGCGCCTCGGTCGGCGGGCGGAGGCGCGCGCGTGA
- the crtI gene encoding phytoene desaturase family protein: MSRQSELYDRVAHESSAQVIRRYSTSFGLATRLLAPGVRERVEDVYALVRVADEIVDGVAEEAQLDRAAVEESLDAFEAETERALACGYSSNLVIHAFARTARATGFGTELTRPFFASMRADLRETAHTTESFEAYVYGSAEVVGLMCLQVFLAAPDAGLVSAVARARLVAGARRLGAAFQKVNFLRDLAADVDGLGRSYFPGVDPRAFSERDKAALLADLDDDLAEAAAIVPELPRSSRRAVRLAHSLFAALADRIRATPAEELLRARVSVSTVSKAALAAKAAVSTLGPRLGPGPVRATRSTAGPHRAVVIGGGIGGLASAALLARDGYDVTLLEAREVVGGRAGSWEYEGFRFDTGPSWYLMPEVFDHFFRLMGTSAAERLDLVTLDPGYRVYSQGVEEPIDVLADLESNLALFESIEPGAGERMRAYLDSARDTYEMAKRRFLYTSFSSFVPLLRRDVLSRSGTLGRLLLTPLDTFAATAVSDNRLRQILGYPAVFLGSSPFNAPSMYHLMSHLDLADGVLYPMGGFTTLIEAVADVAEEAGVRIRTSSPATRILTARSPRGGRRGAEVVGVEFTGPEGAERIPADLVVNAADLFTTEQSLLPEELRTYPPAYWETREPGPSAVLVLLGVRGELPELEHHTLLFTQDWRDNFGKIFGENPSVPDPASIYVCRPSATDASVAPEGHENLFVLVPVPADTSIGHGGVDGAGDARVEAIADSVIEQIATWTGATDLAERIVVRRTIGPADFESDLGAWRGSMLGPSHVLSQSAFFRAGNVSKHVDGLLFAGSSTIPGIGLPMCIISAEVMLKRVRGDVTTEPLPVREAPSAPVAPVPAGE, from the coding sequence ATGAGCCGCCAGAGCGAACTGTACGACCGCGTCGCGCACGAGTCGTCCGCGCAGGTGATCCGTCGCTACTCCACCTCCTTCGGTCTGGCCACGCGCCTGCTCGCGCCCGGCGTCCGCGAGCGCGTGGAGGACGTCTACGCCCTCGTCCGCGTCGCCGACGAGATCGTGGACGGGGTTGCCGAGGAGGCGCAGCTCGACCGCGCGGCCGTGGAGGAGTCGCTGGATGCCTTCGAGGCCGAGACGGAGCGCGCGCTCGCCTGCGGCTACAGCTCCAATCTGGTGATCCACGCCTTCGCCCGGACGGCGCGGGCCACCGGATTCGGCACCGAGCTGACGCGCCCGTTCTTCGCGTCGATGCGCGCCGATCTGCGGGAGACGGCACACACTACCGAGTCGTTCGAGGCCTACGTCTACGGCTCCGCCGAGGTCGTCGGGCTGATGTGCCTCCAGGTGTTCCTCGCGGCTCCGGATGCCGGGCTCGTCTCGGCGGTCGCACGCGCGCGCCTGGTCGCCGGCGCACGCCGCCTGGGTGCCGCGTTCCAGAAGGTCAACTTCCTTCGCGACCTCGCCGCTGACGTCGACGGCCTCGGCCGCAGCTACTTCCCCGGAGTCGATCCGCGCGCCTTCTCGGAGCGCGACAAGGCCGCGCTGCTCGCCGACCTCGACGACGACCTCGCCGAGGCAGCCGCCATCGTCCCGGAGCTGCCGCGCTCGAGCCGTCGCGCGGTGCGGCTCGCCCATTCTCTCTTCGCCGCGCTGGCCGACCGGATCCGCGCGACGCCCGCCGAGGAACTCCTCCGCGCTCGCGTCAGCGTGTCCACCGTCAGCAAGGCGGCGCTCGCCGCGAAGGCCGCCGTCTCGACGCTCGGCCCGCGCCTGGGCCCCGGCCCGGTCCGAGCGACCCGCTCGACGGCCGGGCCGCACCGCGCGGTCGTCATCGGCGGCGGGATCGGCGGCCTCGCGTCCGCTGCGCTGCTCGCCCGCGACGGCTACGACGTGACCCTGCTGGAGGCGCGCGAGGTCGTCGGTGGCCGCGCCGGCTCGTGGGAGTATGAGGGCTTCCGCTTCGATACCGGCCCCTCCTGGTATCTGATGCCCGAGGTGTTCGACCACTTCTTCCGGCTGATGGGTACCAGCGCCGCCGAGCGGCTCGACCTGGTCACCCTCGACCCCGGCTACCGCGTCTACAGCCAGGGCGTCGAGGAGCCGATCGACGTGCTCGCCGACCTGGAGTCGAACCTCGCGCTCTTCGAGAGCATCGAGCCCGGGGCGGGCGAGCGGATGCGGGCCTACCTCGACTCGGCGCGCGACACCTACGAGATGGCCAAGCGCCGCTTCCTTTATACGAGCTTCTCCTCCTTCGTGCCGCTGCTGCGCCGGGATGTGCTCAGCCGCAGCGGGACGCTCGGCCGTCTGCTGCTCACACCTCTGGACACTTTCGCGGCGACTGCGGTGTCCGACAACCGCCTGCGTCAGATCCTCGGCTACCCGGCCGTGTTCCTGGGCTCCTCGCCGTTCAACGCGCCGAGCATGTACCACCTGATGAGCCACCTTGACCTCGCCGACGGCGTGCTCTACCCGATGGGCGGCTTCACCACGCTGATCGAGGCGGTCGCCGACGTCGCTGAGGAGGCGGGCGTGCGCATCCGCACCTCCTCGCCCGCGACGCGCATCCTCACCGCCCGCTCCCCGCGCGGCGGGCGCCGCGGGGCTGAGGTCGTCGGAGTCGAGTTCACGGGCCCCGAGGGCGCGGAGCGAATCCCCGCCGACCTGGTCGTCAACGCCGCCGACCTCTTCACCACCGAGCAGTCGCTCCTCCCCGAGGAGCTGCGCACCTACCCGCCGGCCTACTGGGAGACGCGCGAGCCCGGCCCGAGCGCCGTCCTCGTGCTGCTCGGCGTGCGCGGCGAGCTGCCCGAGCTCGAGCACCACACCCTGCTCTTCACGCAGGACTGGCGCGACAACTTCGGGAAGATCTTCGGCGAGAACCCCAGCGTCCCCGACCCCGCCTCGATCTACGTCTGCCGCCCGAGCGCGACCGACGCGAGCGTGGCGCCGGAGGGGCACGAGAACCTGTTCGTGCTCGTCCCGGTCCCGGCCGACACCTCGATCGGGCACGGCGGAGTGGACGGAGCGGGTGACGCGCGCGTCGAGGCGATCGCCGACTCCGTGATCGAGCAGATCGCGACCTGGACCGGCGCGACCGACCTCGCCGAGCGGATCGTCGTGCGCCGCACCATCGGCCCGGCCGACTTCGAGAGCGATCTCGGCGCCTGGCGCGGCTCGATGCTCGGCCCCTCGCATGTGCTCTCGCAGAGCGCGTTCTTCCGCGCCGGGAACGTCAGTAAGCACGTCGACGGCCTGCTCTTCGCGGGCAGCTCCACGATCCCCGGGATCGGCCTGCCGATGTGCATCATCAGCGCCGAGGTCATGCTCAAGCGCGTCCGCGGCGACGTCACGACCGAGCCGCTGCCCGTGCGGGAGGCGCCGTCGGCTCCGGTCGCGCCCGTTCCCGCGGGGGAGTAG
- a CDS encoding lycopene cyclase domain-containing protein, protein MTYLLLNAVFLAVVLVVLLAALRRRILRPVAVLGTLAILLVMTAVFDNIMIGVGLLVAYDDDLISGIRIGVAPVEDFAYAIAAALALPALWVLLPARRRSEP, encoded by the coding sequence GTGACCTACCTCCTCCTCAACGCCGTGTTCCTCGCGGTGGTGCTGGTGGTGCTGCTGGCCGCGCTGCGCAGGCGGATCCTCCGTCCGGTCGCCGTGCTCGGCACGCTCGCCATACTGCTGGTGATGACCGCCGTCTTCGACAACATCATGATCGGAGTGGGTCTGCTGGTCGCCTATGACGACGACCTCATCTCGGGGATCCGGATCGGCGTCGCTCCGGTCGAGGACTTCGCCTACGCGATCGCCGCCGCCCTCGCGCTCCCGGCGCTCTGGGTCCTCCTGCCCGCGCGCCGTCGGAGCGAGCCGTGA